A DNA window from Chloroflexota bacterium contains the following coding sequences:
- a CDS encoding DUF1648 domain-containing protein, which yields MTFESLPHRRAFLGIGVALALLLAAVGALRWGLALPFGGVAFLLILAAMGLLVLCGYVLYRTLLCLTMVYWVERDGVTVAWPFARRVIPMGHIQQIVLGAQDRGPGPWWTWPSRYVTHVDGGPRGRVISLATRPLPEQILLVTAEGVFGLSPADPEGFVEALQDRYYLGPTRPVKPGVQLPRVARWSVWRDRLAVGLLSLGLLGVVLLFGWLSFVYTGLPEQVPLHFNAQGVADRVGPRSGLLALPVIALLSWGVNGLWGGLVYARQRAAAYLLWGGAVVVQILASIALINLTR from the coding sequence ATGACGTTCGAATCCCTCCCTCATCGCAGGGCGTTCCTGGGGATCGGCGTGGCCCTGGCTTTGTTGTTGGCGGCTGTGGGCGCACTCCGATGGGGGCTTGCTTTGCCTTTCGGCGGGGTGGCCTTCCTCCTGATCCTCGCCGCGATGGGCCTGTTGGTCCTCTGCGGATACGTGTTGTACCGCACGCTGCTCTGCCTGACGATGGTGTACTGGGTGGAGCGGGATGGGGTCACCGTGGCCTGGCCCTTTGCCCGCCGTGTGATCCCCATGGGGCATATCCAGCAGATTGTGTTGGGGGCACAGGATCGTGGGCCGGGGCCGTGGTGGACGTGGCCCTCTCGCTACGTGACGCATGTAGACGGAGGGCCGCGCGGGCGTGTGATCTCCCTGGCCACCCGGCCGCTTCCCGAGCAGATCCTGCTGGTCACGGCGGAGGGGGTGTTCGGCCTCTCGCCTGCGGATCCGGAGGGCTTCGTCGAGGCGTTGCAGGATCGCTACTACCTGGGACCCACGAGGCCGGTGAAGCCGGGCGTTCAGTTGCCTCGGGTGGCGCGCTGGTCGGTCTGGCGTGATCGACTGGCTGTGGGATTGCTCTCGCTGGGGCTTTTGGGCGTCGTGCTGCTGTTCGGGTGGCTCAGCTTCGTCTATACAGGGCTGCCGGAGCAGGTGCCCTTGCATTTCAATGCGCAGGGGGTGGCTGATCGCGTGGGGCCGCGCTCCGGACTGCTGGCGCTTCCCGTCATCGCCCTGCTCTCCTGGGGGGTGAACGGCCTGTGGGGAGGGCTCGTGTACGCCCGGCAGCGCGCTGCCGCGTATTTGCTCTGGGGCGGGGCCGTGGTGGTCCAGATCCTGGCCAGCATCGCTCTGATCAATCTGACCCGGTGA
- a CDS encoding DUF92 domain-containing protein, translated as MVEWHPGQVALGLLLSLAIALTGYRLGALSRSGVVGAVLTGTLIMGMGGWLWAVLLVAFFISSSALSRYRAVDKAAVQAEFAKGDRRDIGQVLANGGLGAMLAVAFAVSGSRWLFPAYLGVMAAVNADTWATELGVLSWRPPRLITTGRPVPAGTSGGVTPLGVMAALAGGLFIGLAALAGQWMASFVGGMSGVGAAWWPLWAMIGGAAGALFDSLLGATVQGVYYCDRCRKETERTHHRCGARTRRLRGWAWLNNDWVNFLSSLVGGLVVMELAIWWR; from the coding sequence ATGGTAGAATGGCATCCCGGGCAGGTGGCCCTGGGCCTGCTTCTCAGCCTTGCCATCGCCCTGACCGGCTATCGCCTGGGCGCGCTTTCCCGTAGCGGGGTCGTTGGCGCCGTTCTGACGGGCACGCTCATCATGGGGATGGGCGGCTGGTTGTGGGCGGTGTTGTTGGTCGCCTTCTTCATCTCGTCCAGTGCGCTCTCCCGCTATCGGGCCGTCGACAAGGCGGCGGTACAGGCCGAGTTCGCCAAAGGAGATCGCCGGGATATCGGGCAGGTGTTGGCAAACGGCGGCCTGGGGGCGATGTTGGCCGTGGCCTTTGCCGTCTCGGGCTCTCGCTGGCTGTTTCCGGCCTACCTGGGCGTCATGGCAGCCGTGAACGCCGATACATGGGCCACGGAGCTGGGGGTGCTCAGCTGGCGGCCGCCTCGGTTGATCACCACGGGACGTCCGGTTCCGGCGGGAACCTCCGGCGGCGTGACGCCGTTGGGAGTGATGGCGGCGTTGGCCGGCGGGTTGTTCATCGGGCTCGCTGCGCTGGCGGGGCAGTGGATGGCTTCATTCGTGGGGGGCATGTCTGGGGTGGGGGCCGCCTGGTGGCCGCTATGGGCGATGATCGGGGGGGCGGCCGGCGCCCTGTTTGATAGCCTGCTGGGGGCAACGGTGCAGGGCGTGTATTACTGCGACCGTTGCCGTAAGGAGACGGAGCGTACCCATCACCGTTGTGGGGCGCGCACGCGTCGGCTGCGCGGCTGGGCGTGGCTGAACAACGACTGGGTGAACTTCCTCAGCTCGCTGGTAGGCGGGTTGGTGGTGATGGAGCTGGCGATTTGGTGGCGCTAG